Genomic DNA from Setaria italica strain Yugu1 chromosome V, Setaria_italica_v2.0, whole genome shotgun sequence:
AGCAAGAAAAAAGGAACAAAGATCAGAAAATTCAGTATAGTAGTTCGAAATTTCAGCTTTACACAGTGTCCTTTCTTGCAGAACTTAGATGTCCTATTCTGAACTGTTCAAGACCCTTCATAACGATATTGTCAAATGAGGAATTGATTATCTCCGCAAAAGTCAAGAATGATGGCATCAGTAATGAGGTGGTTTAATATAGTTTAATCGCAGAAGTGGTAACTCTGGTGTATTTCCAATTTTCCTAGATGGAAGACTCAATGACATGGAACTAAAGACCATAATGCTGTAACACAAGGGAATACATCAATAAAAACAAGGAGCTATGCAGCGGAGGGGTCAAAATTTTGAATCCAGAAAAGCATCAGTATGAAAGACTACAGACAAATGTGGAACTTGGAGGTAAACGATCTAagaccaaaacaaaaaaaaaaaggatcaatGCAATTACAAACTGTTCTTTGTGCAACAGCCTCAATAACAAGTACAGACTCCTTATCAACAATCAGATATAACGAACCTGATTTGAACATCTGGTCTATTAGTTTATGATGTTTATTACATACCAGTTTATATAAGAGAAATAACATCTCTCAGTTTTCATTTATGTCATTTAGTTGGTTGATAGTCTCGAATTTCGTATCACATTCTTTACTCTTTAGTGAACGTGCATATATAGACATGATGCAGCCATGCCATCAACCAGATCCAGGGGAGATAGGCTCAACTCGCCATGCCACCATACACATTGGCAAAACTGGAAACTCTAATTAGAGTAGTGAAGCCAGTGAACCCAACAAATAAGCTACAgctttgccttttcttttaagtATCATACCTCCCAACTCTAAATTGCCacaatgaaaagaaaaggttaccCATCTTTACTTGACCATATCATACATGCGATGCATGGACCAGGAAAAAGTACATATTTAGCAGGTAAAAAAGCATCACTTCATATGTGTATGATTTTCCCAGAAACTGTTTTTATGAGTAATCTGCAATCTTTTTAATCAATTCATAATATCCAAAAATGAATCTACAAGTGATAATACTCTTGCGTTTAATATGTATGTAATCTCAACAAACTACAAAGCAGAGAAAAAAAGGCTGCTCGTTTGGAGCCCAGGAATACATTCAGTTTCATTTTCGCTGGAACTAAAAAAAAACGAACCTTTGTGTTTTGCAACTTTGAATGCTCGAAAGAAACACCCATGTTAATACCAGACATGCTAACCAAAAAAGGTTCCGAAGAATAAAATAGATTCATGAATAATGATGATAAAAAATTGCATTGAAGATTAATACAGTCCAGAACAGATCACCACATGTATCGGTGCTTCTTCACTGGGACTGATCTGATCAGGCATGCTATCATCTGGGGAATGATTTTTTGTTTCTAGGATTATCCAGTCGAGTTTAGGATAACTAAAAGAACAAGTGCTACAGCATTGCTATTGTAGTgttgttttggatttttttttcccaaattaAGTTGTACTGTACCATCGAATGTGTTGACCCATTTCGTTGACACAGAAATCAGTCCCCCAAAACTTATATCCATATCACCATGTGCATGTACAGGGGACTAATTTAATAACAAAAAAATGAGTCAACAGAGCAAAATCTTAGTTCTCAATCTTGCCGGTATTTTCATCCCTGAGAAAACTGCCAATATAAATTCTATTATTCCCTCCACATCCTCAACGAACCAATATTACGCAGCAAGTATATATGTGGCTAATTTTGACCTCACCAGTTAACTCCTCTACTGAATTAAGATTGGCACTAAACTCCACACTTCCCTTCTTATGGAGTTATGGTTGCCCCTTCCCCTTTAGTTTGATGCTCTACAACTCACACCAGTTATGGAGCTATGCAAGCTTAACCTGAAGTTGTGCTTCTAGGTTGGGTTGTCACTGTGCAGGTTGCGTTATACTAGATCTTGGGTAAAAAACATGCCTTGGGTTATTGTTGTGCCAATTGTTTGGGGGCAGGAATCAATGAATCATCAGCCTAGCACATACAATCCTACTGCAGCTTTACCATTCAAATGTTGAGTGAACCAGCAACTAGTGCACTTGAACCGTATCACATTCAGCTGCTGTTCGTCATGTCCAGCGACTTCAAGGATAAAGCCATTTGCcatcaggagaagaaacctTGGCCAAGTGCCCAACTGTACTACACACAAGTTGCAGTaaaagagcaaaaaaaaaaaggttcattATCACAATTCCATATGGATAGTAGATGCAAAGACAAGCCAACTCCTGCTCAAGACATGATCATTTGTGCTGGAGGTGGGAACACAGCCAGCAGGTAGACAACCTCCGCCTCCCTGGATCCTCACCGAGGATTGACCATAGCCATCATGGCCTGGGCATGATTCAAGCAGAGCCATATTTGCCAAGATCGTGATACAGATTGTAGGATCATAAAGGTTGCATAATGTGGATCCGAATTCGTTCAAAGGATTGGTATAAAAATAACGTTGCTCCTATATACCACCCTCCCTAGTTTGATGAACGAGGGTCACTACGTACTAAGAGAACGCATGGATCCCGAGTCTCCAACAGTGCGAGTAACTGAATGGCAGCGATTAGCACCAAGGATCACAAGACACGCTAAATGAAGGTAAAGGTGGCATTTTTTGTGGTTTTTCTGTCGGTCTGAATCCTCGAATCATGAAATCGCGGCACTAGAAGAAAGTCCACGGGAAGAGCAATCAAAAGAAATGCAGTTCATTTGATTGATTACCTTGGAAATTTGTGTAGCTATTTACCGGCCAATGCAGCTGAATCCCCTGCAGACCGCGAGCCATGCGGCGAagaggacggcgaggaggacgagatCCACGAGGATGACCATCCAGAGCTGGCGCCTCcaggcccaggcggcggcgcctccccggTGGTCCCGCTTGGGCGTCCTCCGCGCGGCGAGCTCAGCGTCCCTCCTGGCCgcctcctcggcctcggcctctgcggcggcgacgtcgtgcTCCTCGCGCGCGAGCGCGGCCTCGTCGTCGGGCGGGAGCGGGAGGCGCATCGCGAGGCGCGGCATCTCGTCCCGCATCCTGTCCTCGGGGAGGCATCGCAGGTGGCGGAGGAAGAGCAGGAGCTGCGCGGCCGGGAGGTGCGGCGCCCgcgagacggcggcgagcgcgagcggGGGTGCGAGGAGCAGCgcgtgcgcgcggccggcggcggagtgggtgaggtggcggtggtgcggcggcgcggcggcgaggagggctgCGGCGAGCGGGGGGAGGTCGTCGGCGTCGGTGGGGAGCTCGGCGACGAGGTGGGTGTCGCGGAAGACGCAGGCGTAGAGCAGCGGGTGCGAGGCCGGGAGCATCCGAGGCAAGCCCCAaggcggggcgggggcgggggcggcggagagggagaTCCGAGTTGGGTGTTGGCGGCGAGGCGATGCCGACGTggtgggggcgggcggcgctgcGCTGCGATGCCGATGCGctggaggaaggggaagaattGCGATTGCCTGGCCGGGTCTGTCTGCAGCCTGCTTGTGTGTGTCTGTCCGTCTgtggtcttcttccttccttcccctgGCCTGGATGAAGGCAGACAGACTGGACTTGTTTCATTCCAGATTTCAGTTTCTTTCTCtcagaaccaaaaaaaaaagaactttcttttttcttttcttttccttcttttatgTAATTCATCAccatttttctcctttttggATTGGATATCCACTCTAAAAGAACTGGTGATCATCTTGGCActgtagtagtagtagcagtaGTAGACAGACCAGGTGTCTGCAAGGTCGTGTGAGGTctgatcattttctttttcctcagaAAGGGCCGATTATGATTTCGAtatttgcttttgcttttgtaATATTCAGTCATATATCGTCACTACATGGAATCTATTCCATTTGTAACAATTATAATGTCGAAATTTGTGTGAGATACTATACGTATGAATGTGGTATGAATAAGATGCGATCGGAATAATACCGTTGAGCTGAGAATTGAGATCTCGCAGCATTGTTCATTCGCTACCTCGTCCTGAAGATGATTATTATTTATGCTTGGATTGGAGGCTCCTGCTCCTCTGTATAAGTAGTGGTCCATATGCATACGTTGGATGCATGTCGGCCTGGCCCGGCCGTATGTAAAATGAATCCAACCCAAATGCAATACAGGCGGTTTTCAAGTTGCATCCATGTGCAGATGACTGCTTGCTTGCTCATTGTCAATCTGTCATTGCCCTGCCAAGGATTGACTTCTCTTAATTTTTCAAATGAATCCCGGCAAAACACCATCTCAGACTAATGGAGTTTAAAAGTAATATATAATTAACATGGCGAGAGAGATGTGTGAGGAGGAGTGATGCTGATGATGCCCCTACTACCTGGCTGGACACCTGAGCAGCCCAAagctctctcctctcctctcctctcctctgcaCAGTATTGTATTGGATTGTCAGCGCTCAACCGGCCAGGCCAACCACATGAGAAAATGAGAAAACAAGTCCTTTGCTGGCAGCAAGATCACCACTCATTCAAAGTTTCCAGACTAAAATCATAAGCTGAAAAATCCATGAAGTCATAGGCAATGAGGCTCATGTACTACTCACTCTGTATTATTCCCTCTTTGAACTAGCACTGTACAACACACAAGGTTTTACACTCGGATCGATCGGATCGATCTTACTTTACATCGCATTGACAATATACACTATATATGCGTACACAGATGCTAGCTAGTAGTATACATGTACGTACAAATCTCTTACatgaataaataaacaaagCATTTCATGTCTAGCAAATCTGATAAACAAAAGGGATGCAATGCAAAGCCATCAGTGGCAGATGGGGCACATCATGAGCCCGTTCTCGTTGCACTTGGCGCACCTCTCCACCTCGCCTCccttctccaccaccaccttgcAGCTGCCGCCGCACTCCCAGCACGGCACGAagcgcgcgccgccgcagccctcGCAGCCGCGCCCGTCCTTGGCCGCGCAGGCCTCGCCGCGCGCCTTCACCCACCGCATCATCTCCCTCAGCTTCCCGGACTCGGCCAGCTTCACGCACTCCTCCGAGCCGCCCACGTAGCGCCCCATCACGaagagccgcggcggcggcggcgccgccgcgcctgaGCCGTCGCCGGCCAGCAGCTCCCGCAGCTCGCGGAGGTACTCGGGATGCAACGACACGTCGCGCTCGTCGACGGCccccacgcccgccgcctcggcgcAGGCCTCCACCAGCTCCCGCGCGCGCTCGCAGTCCTCGAAGGTGCGCCGCACGCCGCGGAGCGTCGTCGTGTAGAgcaccaccccgccgcccgcggcgcccgGCGGACGCCGCTCGGGGCAGCCCTCGAACGGGTCCCGCCGCTTCCACCTGGGCGCGCTGCCGTCGCTGCCCTTGCTCTCGCGGTCGCGCATCAAAAAGGGGTTGTCCTTCACCACGCGCCGCCCCgcaagctccggcggcggcgccggcgccttctTATTGGCAACCTCGTccgccgcggcagcagcaggcgtcgtcgtcggttgttgctccttcttcttcttcttcttcttcttcttcttggccttcttggtcttcttcttcttgggagCAGCTGGCGGCGGCATGGTGTAGGCCTGCTGGTTGTTGGAGTCCAGGACGGGCTTCATGTCCTCCAGGGCCTTGCTCACCTCGGACCACGACGCCGGGGCCAGCTCGTAGCCCTCCAGCTTGTCCAGGAGTGGCAGCGGCACCACGGTCTTGACGGCGggcttctcctcttcctcttcttgttcttcgtcgtcggtttcttcttcttcctcatcctcgtcGCTGCTATCTTCCTCATCGTCATCGCCTGCTGCTTTGTTCTTGGCGATGCGCCAGGGCTCCTCGACGGCGCTGATGTCGAAGAGGGAGACGCTGGTGGGCGGCGGACGGTAGACGTCGGCCACCGCGACGTCCGTGGCGGCCTTGGAGCCCGCGCACCCCATGGCAGCTCTTGCAAGGTGTGCGGCTGTGGAGGGGACTGAATAATAGTTAGCTGGTGTGGTAGAAGAGTTTGGAGTGAGAGGTTGTGGAGGGAAGAGCTGCAGAGTTTTTGAGTGGCTGCCTCGCTCTCTGATGATAAGATGACGACGCTGCGTGGGCTGCCTGGGTCAACGTCCCACAGAGAACTTTTTTGTGCAAAATTCATAGCTTTTTGTTCTAAAACAAGGAAAATTAACTTGAGATGTCAGGACAAATTTAGATGCTGTACATATATCTACTGTAGTCATAGAACCAAACATGCATAATTTACGACCCCAGCAACCTAAAGCACTCTTTGGAACACACGAATTTTATTTCCAATGATTTCGAGAGAATCCAGCAGCATTCCAGATGACGTTCAACGTCTAACAGCAGCTGCAGTGCGCGCCAAAACAAAAACGACCCACCAGATGGCATGGCATGTGAAGGAGCGCACGCTACGCTACCGTGCTTGTGGCCATACGCTCCGTCACTGATGCTGCCTGTGACCAAGTGATTTGCCCTCCATGCTCCACGTCAGGCCAGCAATAAGGGTGGCATTTCTATCACCAGAATAATAACAGTCTCAACATAGTACTCTTATACCATAAACGCCTCCCAAAACCTTGATCGCAAAACAATTGGCAATAGCCTGCATTTGTGCTTCTTACAAATACAGGTACCAAAGGAAATGGAGATGCAGATAACTTTAACATCCACAACATCAGTACTGAGGGTAATTTCGGGTCCAAGCATACTGCTTACATAAGCAATACATCTCTGGTGCTACCCAGAATGTGTCCCATATCTCTAAGGGATGAGTTTGGAAGTCTATATCTACTCAGCCTAATTAACCTCTTGGAGCATAtgccactcggcaaacagggaCGCATATTCACAACACGAAcccactttttttttcactaGCTTCAATGCCTACACAATTAACATCACCATAAATCCCACCAGCTGCTTtagataaaaatatatattactAAAAAGAAACGAACAAAATATTACGAGCAGATGCGTCACCTTTGGAGGATCCAAGTATCATGGGGCAAACGATTCACTTATAACAAATGCTTGGACAAGACTTCGGGCTGCATGCATCTGGTCTGGTGTGCCAGATATTAAAACAGCAGTGTCCATTGCATCAGCTATAGGTTCAGCGACTGCTATCTTAGCTTCCGAAAACTGCACACAAGTTAAACAGGTCAAGCACGCTTATCACACTAGCAATTGGACATGCTGTAAAAAATACTGGTTGAATACAGACCTCACGAATCCTATCCAAACAACCTCCATCTTCACCACAGAGAGCAGGAATAACTAATCTTGGAACAAAGACCTCTGCAGTCAAGTTTGGCATCATGGATGACTGACCAGGACTGTAATGACAATTTTCCCAGGTTTAAAAACCTAAGTTGTTGATCAAGAGTGGATATAAAAAAAAGACAAGTTTCTGGGAGAAGAAACAAACCCAGAAAATCCACCGAGTTCTCTATGCTCCGCTCCGGGGATATCAGGTATTGACATTGGATCACCAACATCACGAATGCCCTACAAAATTTGGGCCAGAATTGCATCAGAATAAGTATAAGAAACATGGAACTCTATAGAAAGATGCATAATGCCATATCTGTTGAGTTTGCTGCTCAAGCAGTAGTGATCAGTTGGTTTGGTACCTTTATTGTCCAAGGGGCAGAGATCCCATCCAATGGCCGTCCCATAAAATCTTTATGAAACAGAGATGAAGATTCATGGTTTCCCACATATGGACCAAACTGAGAATCTAACAAACCAAAAGGTGGCCGCATATTAGGACCCAATGCAGGCATTCTGTCTCGGAAAAGATGGTTACGAAGCCTAGCAGTTATCTGCATTAGAGCTTCTTGAATAGCGTCACAGCCCCCGCTTATCTAAAAATAGCAATTTTGCAGATAATTAATAAAAAACAAAGGTAAAATATGAACTAGAATTTCATCAGGGCAAATAAAGATCTCAGTACATTCTTTCAACAATTAAATTCTTCGGTATAGTAGTACAACAAAAGCAGACCTGAATAACTTCATCATCTTCTGGGACACCCATCGGGATCTTGTCTTTGCTCAGCACTACTATAAATGCTCCTGAAAGCTTCCTCATTTCAGTTATGATGCTACCTCCTTTGCCCAGAAGGCAACCAACTTGGTTGGGTGAAACAATCAGCCTACACATTGCAGGACCCTCCTTATCAGAGGCAGGCAACATAAGTTTGCGCTGCACATGCAAAATGGCATTCTGTGCAGGGGAGATTCCATCACCCGGATGCTGcagaacaaaagaaaagataaatgGATGCATCAGTGATCAGTGACTAGTCTCTCCTTTTAAAACTTCGAATGACAGTGGTAGTGAAATACTAAGAGTTAAGTCCATGGAAGTCCTACATTTCCTTTATGCCATAAGAGttgcaaaaggaaaaggcaaaCAGTCACCAGATGAATTAATAACTCGATTAAAGAACGAAAGAGTAATTTAGGTAAGCAATAAATAACTACAAAAAAAGAAGCTATGCATAGAAAATTTTGTGCCATCCAGCCTTCTACGCACTCTCTGGTAAGTAGCTTAATTTGATTGAACTTTGATCCTATGTTTTAACAAGATTAATTGCGAGCTACTGACAACCTCTGCCTGCAGTTTTGCCCTTCCTAGCAATGGTATCCCATACAGTGGTACCAAGTCTTCCGGAGCATGCAAAAATACATTAACATTGCGCTAACACTAATTGGGTCCAGAAAATTTA
This window encodes:
- the LOC101752710 gene encoding uncharacterized protein LOC101752710, encoding MLPASHPLLYACVFRDTHLVAELPTDADDLPPLAAALLAAAPPHHRHLTHSAAGRAHALLLAPPLALAAVSRAPHLPAAQLLLFLRHLRCLPEDRMRDEMPRLAMRLPLPPDDEAALAREEHDVAAAEAEAEEAARRDAELAARRTPKRDHRGGAAAWAWRRQLWMVILVDLVLLAVLFAAWLAVCRGFSCIGR
- the LOC101753264 gene encoding uncharacterized protein At5g39865 → MGCAGSKAATDVAVADVYRPPPTSVSLFDISAVEEPWRIAKNKVANKKAPAPPPELAGRRVVKDNPFLMRDRESKGSDGSAPRWKRRDPFEGCPERRPPGAAGGGVVLYTTTLRGVRRTFEDCERARELVEACAEAAGVGAVDERDVSLHPEYLRELRELLAGDGSGAAAPPPPRLFVMGRYVGGSEECVKLAESGKLREMMRWVKARGEACAAKDGRGCEGCGGARFVPCWECGGSCKVVVEKGGEVERCAKCNENGLMMCPICH